The Capsicum annuum cultivar UCD-10X-F1 chromosome 1, UCD10Xv1.1, whole genome shotgun sequence sequence gaagaagaagataccaagtgtattcccacaaagagGGGCGTGGGGAGGGTGGAATGTACGCAGACCGGACCTTTTACCTTAGAGGTGAGGTAAAGAAGCTTTTCCGATAGAccccccgactcaagacaaaaacaGACCTGAAAAAGACGTTATGGAAGTACAAGAGATAATAGACACTAAACGAAAACAACAGATAGTCGCAGAACAattctacaacaaaataatacaactgaACTACACGAAACACTAGACAGTATCAGAAGTTGAAGAAATAGgggtatacaacaacaacaacaataacataccgaGTGTATACACGAGATAATAGACAGTAAACGAAAACAACAGACAGTCGCGAAACAATTCTACAACAAAATAGTACTATAATTGAACTACACGAAACACTAGATAGTATCAGAAGTCGAATGTGAAATGGCAATGTGTTTTCAGGATCATTTGGGAGAAGTGGTGTTCGTGGATCTACCCGAAGCTGGTACTTCTGTTTCACATGGAAGTAGCTTTGGAGCTGTTGAGAGTGTGAAAGCCACCAGTGATATTAACTCTCCGATCTCAGGCGAGATCGTTGAGGTCAACACAAAGCTTACTGAAACACCTGGTTTGGTAAGTATTACTACATTTTTGGCTTGTACTAActctatgttgctcgaactcttcaaaaatgcctAGACGAGTTCGTGTCGGATCCTCCagaatagtgtatttttgaaggatccgacacgagTGAGGCAACATTTTCGGAAAGTATGAGCAACATAGGTCGAGAgcttgaaatgtcatattctttaTGATTTTTCACCTTCTGTAATCATGGTCAATATTACTATTGCTTCTTGTGtctttccttcatttttcatcTAGATCATTTTTCATCTAGATGAAATCTACGtcgctcggactcttcaaaaatgtcactACGTGCGTGTCGGGTCCTCTAAAAGTAGttcatttttggaggatccgacatgggTGAGGCAACATTGCCATAAAGTCTGAGCAACATAagttgaaaattatgatttttttacattCTGCTATTTCTTGcgtctttcctttatttttcatcttattgatatctatgttgctcggactcttcaaaattgCAACTTGGGTGCGTGTCAGGTCCTCTAAAAGTAGTGCGTTTCTGGAGGATCTGACACGGGTGAGACAACATTTCTTGAAAGTCCGACCAAAAACTTGAAATGACATATTCCTTATGCAATGAAGGTCAACTCGAGCCCATATGAAGACGGGTGGATGATTAAAGTGAAGCCAAGCAATCCATCAGAACTCGAATCTTTAATGGGGGCGAAAGAGTACACAAAATTATGCGACGAAGAGGAAGTTCATTAGAACTTTAAATTAACTTTTGAATTCATCTTAGACTAACTTTTACCTGGTTAATGTTTGATATTGTGATCAAACTTCTTGTCAATTGTTTCAAATTCTACAAGCATAAAAAATTGTTACAAATGCAGAACTTTTGAAGGTTCCGATACACATTCTACtgcatttttgaagagtctgagcaataTAGATTTCTGCCGCGTTAAGGTCATCTAGCTAGCAAAATGCTCCTCTCCGCGTTGGCCTAATTGCCCTTAATACTTCTTCTTGTTACTGGTTTCACTTCTTTCGTAGGAGTGTCTTCACTTGTTACAGTACATCTGTTCCAAGTGGCGGCGTTCCCTACGACATCTTCTGTCTTTGCGCTTTCTAACGCCCATCCCTAGCCTTCCACGACAAGTTGTAGTACCCCCCGGGGAATCTCTTCAAAACTCAGCGATGGTCTTTTTTTACTTCAATTAAGCAATgctgaaaagaagaaaaaaagatttgtTGCAATGCACGATATATCAAGATGAGTAAAGCATTTAGAACCCCCCtaaccaaatttgctacgacacacttcaacttcacatgggtcctattaccccctgaactcaattttagcatatttttattgTCCTTTTTAGTTGACGTGGAACCTTTGACGTGGGttctatttttatgtaataaaggtgctaCGTCAGCagaaaagggtgacaaaaatacgctaaaattgagttcagggaggtaataggactcctgtgaagttggagtgtgtcgtagaaaCTTTGGCCATAGTTCGAGGGGGTATTGGATGTTTATCTCTACCAAGATTGGACCGTTAAATCTGAAATTTGTAACTTGAATAAcagaaagaaaaggaagaactaTAGCTAATTAACATACAAACAGGTTGAAGAATCCACTAGACAAACACAAGTAAAACATGGTATACTGATGAAAGTATGAAACAAACTCATACGCGAAGAACAATTTGGTTAAGGCTCAACATGATGTCGAGATCCTTTTGAGTCTTGCAAGACAATTATCGGTAGGACTAGGAATTGGTAGATATGACACTCTTGCTTCAGGATTAACACGCTCAAGCCTGCACCAGAACAAAATTTGCAGGCAAAATATGCATCAGTACTCGAAATCAGTGTATGTTAAGAAGTTGCAGAACTCGAATGTGTTTATAACGTTAGTACCTATAGTTGAGAAGAAAGTAGTGAAGAAACACCGAAACTTCAAGCCTAGCCAACTCTGCTCCGGGGCACAACCGAGGTCCTGCTCCAAAGGGAAGGAACGCGCTATATGGTTTTGCCTCATCGTCCTGCTAAGAAACAAACGTGTAAACTTCCTTAGCCGTAAAAGTTAGTATTGTCCTCTAACCTCGACCAAATATTAGGTGGCGAATGTAGCTTATATTTAGCTACATATTCAACCAAAGCCAGTATTTTCGACATAAGCACACAAAATAATTATTCAGAAGTACAATATGTTCAGTGTTGAATTTAAAGTCTGAACCGATGAAGTTCAAATCCTGAATCCACGTTTGTAAATCTTTGTTATCATCCTTCTTAGAATGAGTCTAACAAGCGAAAAAACTCACTATATCGAGAGGGATAAAGGGATTGAGACCAAAACAATATAGAGTAAATGCACTgtttccaccctgaactataaacgaaattgctgagacataCCAGAACTTAAAGGGTGTCCTATtaccctgaactaattaaaaccgtatttttaGCAACCTtcgtgcctacgtggcacatacgtgtgcctacgtggatcttcagtgtgttgattcacgCAGTGTGCCACGGAGgtactaaggttgtcaaaaatacggttttaattagtccaagggcgtaataggaccccctttaagttagGGTGCgtctcagcaatttcgtttaTAGTTCAGGGGGGAAACAGTGCATTTACTCAACAATATATAATACTTACATTCCATCTTGAAGGATTAAACTCTTTGGGGTTCACATGATTGTTAGGATCCAAATTAACTTGCCTTATCCAAGTCAATACCTTCCATCCTTTCGGTATTGTGTACCCTATATCGAACAAAACAAATCGCTTTTAGTACACTGTCGCGGTCCAAGCTCATGAACAAGCTTGCCGGCCCTATTTGAGCCGGCCTTCATTGGTCCGGCCTCCATTAGGGGTGTCACATACGCAAGATATAGTAAGGGCAACTccgtgcactaaagctcctgctatgcgcagggtccggggaagggccccaccacaagggtgtactgtacgcagccttaccttgcatttctgctagaggctgtttccaaggtttgaacctgtgacctcccgGTGACATGGCAACagctttaccagttactccaagccTCCCCTTCTTACACAAGATACAGTATTTATCAAAAAAGTTGGCGAAATAAAGGTGAAACACAAGGGAAATGGTGAAGTTTACCATTCATGTTGATTGTCCTTTTCGCGTTTCTGTAAATCGCTAAGGTGACATTAGAGCAACGTAGTGTTTCATCAATCACCTTGCATTTGAACACAATATATATGTTAAGATTCTTGAACTTAAACGGTCTACATTCGCGTATGACTAGATTACgtacctttgttagatatttcatctgtttGATCTCGTCGTAACTAAGTTTCGTATCTGAATCAGGCAGCCTTTTCTTGACAATTTCCTCTTGTTCCTCCTGAAAAACATAGAATTTCTCATAGTTTACATAACTTATACAGTTAAAGCTCTCTATAACAATTATATTATACTCCCTCGGTCCATCTTAACTTGTCCGCTATACTAGAAATAgatgtccaacaatacttgtccaGTATTgatggacggagggagtataacaGCATTTCACTATAACGGCCAAATTTTCTTTAGACTACATTTTCTAGGTTATATGTTCTCCTTAACAACATTTCTCTATAGCACCAAAAGAAATCTGAATAAACGACGTCGTTATAGAGAGCTTTAACAGTCAGACCGCTCTATAACTATCATCTCATATTACAACATTTCACGGTAACGGCCAAGTTTTCTTCAGAATGGATGTTTTGTTTTACCTTATGTTATATGTTCTCTAGAACAACGTTTCACTATAGCACCAAAAGATATCTGAACAAACGACGCTGTTCTAGAGAAGTTTAACTGTTGTAACAAAATTCTTGTCCAGAGTACAAATGACTTGCTATGTTACCTTTGCTTTAAGTAAAACCTCAGGATTTCACTATAACGGCCAAATTTTCTTCAGACAACATTTTCTTCGTTATGTTATATTATAGAGATAAGCATCCAGCACCCTCGAACTATGGCCAAAGTTGTtgcgacacactccaacttcacacgGATCCTATTACCCGCTGAACTCAATTTCAGcatatttttatcacccttttgtgctgatatggcacctttattacataaaatgggactCACGTTAAAGATGTCGCATGAGCTAAAAAGGTTGccaaaaggtgtcacgtcagttaaaaaggttgacaaaaatatgctaaaatttagttcagtgGGGTAATAGGACCACCGTGAAGTTGGAGTATGTGTagaaaatttggtcatagttcagggtactagatgctttactctatattatatgttctccGTTACAACATTTCACTATAGCACCAAAAGATATCTGAACAAACGGCGTTTTAGGTTATGTTATATGTTCTCTAGAACAACATTTCACTACAGCGCCAAAAGATATCTGAACAAAAAACGCTGTTATAGAGAGCTTTAACAGTCGAACCTCTCTATAACGATCATCTGATATTACAACATTTCACGGTAACGGCCAAGCTTTCTTCAGAATGGATCTTTTAGGTTATGTTATATGTTCTCCGTAACAACATTTCACTATAGCACCAAATGATATCTGAACAAACGACGTTGTTATAGACAGCTTTTAACTGTAGTAACAAATGACTTGTTATGTTACCTTTGCCTTTTGCAAGAACTCAGGATGTTGTTCTAAGTACATAACTGCCCATGCTGCAGTATGAGCAGTAGTTTCATGACCTGCAAACACGTAAACGATTAACAAGTCTACGATCTCCTCATCGTTCAATCTCTTTCCTTCATCGTCTTCAGTTTCCATAATCAAATCCACCATATCGCACTTTGTTCGCGATTCATCCTTCGTATTCATCACCTTCCTTTCATCTATTACTGATTGAAATATCTTCACCAAGTTTTCCCTAGCCTAAAGCCACAATTTGAAAGAAAGACAAGTTAATGACTGTTATTTTCGACGTGGAACATTGATTTATGTATGTGAAAAGTCCTGTCGTGTTTCTCTTTTACACGTCTCTCAACAAAACTTAATTAGGAGAGGtttatgactattttaccatCATTTATGTCTTAAAATATAATCTCTCTTCATTAACTATTTACTCTATCGCGGTGTTTGCAGTCTTCAAGAACAATAACCGCTAAGGATAAATtaggtaaaaataattatttccgCCTTTAACTTCTAAAATGACAAATAATTTAAGACAACTATTTTAAGAAGAGTAAAACATCTAGTATCCCTTGAACTATGActaaatttgctacgacacattTATTTTATCGTATTTTGTCAGCCTGTTTAGCTTACGTGACACCTTTGACGTGTGccttatttttatgtaataaaggtgctaCATCAGTacaaaagggtgataaaaatactCTAAAACTGACTTCAGGGGGacaataggacccctgtgaagttggagtatgTCTTAGCAACTTTAGCCATAATTCGGGGTTACTGAATGCTTATCTCTTTAAGAAATCACGACATATAATTTGAGACGAGTGAGTAAAAAATGGATCATAGACTATTTTACCATAGTTTATGTCTTAAAATATAATCTCTCTTCATTAACTAGTTACTCTATCGAGGTGTTTGTAGTCTTCAAGAACTATCATCGctaagaataacaacaacaacatacccagtatattcccacatagtggggtctgggagggtaaagtgtacgcagtctgtttccaatagaccccagGCTCAGGACAAAAAGACAGTAAATAAAGTcgtaataaaacataaaacaagatgaaataatagaaacaagacacccacagaATAATACTATGCACTTGATTTGTTGGATAAAAATAATTAGTAATTATAAATAGCACATAGATCTAACCTTGAATGCTCTATGATAAGCAAATCCTGGAAGATTGATAGGCAAAGCCAAAAAGCCTTTCAAATAAATTGTATACACTTTTTCCACCATATCTAACCATTGAAGATCAATCTCATTACTACCCATCATGATCCTTATTGTAACTTCAAATGTAGCTTTCTTCATTTCACTAAGAAACTCAATTGGTTTATCTTCAATGGCACACCATTTTTCAAATGAACACTTTACAACGTCTTCAATTAAACCAAGGTACAAACACAATGCATTTTTGCCTTTTATAGGTGATGTTGTTATTCGTCGTAATCGCTTGTGTTCTTGGCTTGTAATTCCATGGAGGGCTTTCTTTCCTATCAGTTTCAACACTGATTGAGGCCATCCTAACTCAAAGTTTTCATCATCCATTAAGATTTTCTTGCATACTTGTGGTTTTGTGACAATGATACTTGGTGTTCTAAACATATATGTCTTGTACATTCCTCCATCTCCATAACTTCAATGTTTTAACCAAACATCAACAATGTTAGCACTATAGAGATTTAGTTAAGACTATATAGAACATGAAGTATAGCGGCGAAATCAGGAATTTCGTTAAAGATGTTCAAGATTTAAGCATGTAGTAcccccgaactatgaccaaattcaCTATGACACATTCCAacttcgggggggggggggggggggggggggggggggtcctattaccctcatgacctcaattttagcatatttttgtcacctttttgtgctgacgtgacaccttttgtcaacctttcTTTTAACATTGACCCCAGATGCCTCATCAGCATAAAAGGGTGTCAAAAATGCGCTAAAATTTATTTCGGGGGTAATAGTACCctcatgtgtgtgtgtgtg is a genomic window containing:
- the LOC107854965 gene encoding glycine cleavage system H protein, mitochondrial → MALRMWASSTANALKVSSTVSRTNFSPAFSISRCFSTVLEGLKYASSHEWVKPEGSMATVGITDHAQDHLGEVVFVDLPEAGTSVSHGSSFGAVESVKATSDINSPISGEIVEVNTKLTETPGLVNSSPYEDGWMIKVKPSNPSELESLMGAKEYTKLCDEEEVH
- the LOC107854964 gene encoding beta-amyrin 11-oxidase gives rise to the protein MMCDFGSIFFTSFAIVIFAIYCLLKRANDWFYTRKFSSKDYNIPPGDMSWPFIGNMFNFFTTFRYGDPESFISYFTSSYGDGGMYKTYMFRTPSIIVTKPQVCKKILMDDENFELGWPQSVLKLIGKKALHGITSQEHKRLRRITTSPIKGKNALCLYLGLIEDVVKCSFEKWCAIEDKPIEFLSEMKKATFEVTIRIMMGSNEIDLQWLDMVEKVYTIYLKGFLALPINLPGFAYHRAFKARENLVKIFQSVIDERKVMNTKDESRTKCDMVDLIMETEDDEGKRLNDEEIVDLLIVYVFAGHETTAHTAAWAVMYLEQHPEFLQKAKEEQEEIVKKRLPDSDTKLSYDEIKQMKYLTKVIDETLRCSNVTLAIYRNAKRTINMNGYTIPKGWKVLTWIRQVNLDPNNHVNPKEFNPSRWNDDEAKPYSAFLPFGAGPRLCPGAELARLEVSVFLHYFLLNYRLERVNPEARVSYLPIPSPTDNCLARLKRISTSC